A segment of the Gossypium hirsutum isolate 1008001.06 chromosome D10, Gossypium_hirsutum_v2.1, whole genome shotgun sequence genome:
ATTGTGAGCCGCAATTCAAACAAGTCTAGGATTCCAATCCTCAGGTATGTTTGTTTATGTTGGTTGAGTGTTAAGGAGATTAGTACAGGTCTTGAGTTTGAACCTTGTTACTGTTTGATGACATCGATTTGATTTTGCAGCAAGTTTTGGAAAACTGACGATGACATTGAGTCAGAGAAACTTGCTAGAGAAATACAAGATTTGGTTATAGAGATtgtgaagaaaagagaaaacaaagttTCGAGTGGAGGAGCAGAGAGCTTCGGCAgtgattttctgggattattaGTAAAAGCGTTTAATAATTCAGATGAAAAAAACAAGATTTCAATGGAAGATTTGGTTGATGAGTGcaaaacattttattttgccGGACAAGAAACTGTTAACGCCTCACTTGCTTGGGCAGTGCTGGTTTTGGCTATCCATAGAGATTGGCAAGACAAAGCAAGAAGAGAGGTGATGGAGATATTCGGTAAACAAAATCCACACTCCGAAGGCCTTGCCGAACTCAAAATCGTAAGCAAATATGATAGCTTACTTGTATTATTGTTTTCCGTTTAAATGAAACTGAAATCTAACTTATGTTATCCATCCCCTTTTTGCAAACAGATGAGCATGATCATTAATGAAACTCTACGATTGTATACTCCCTTAAATGGGATGGTAAGAAGAGCTAGAAGACAAGTTCAAGTGGGAAAGCTAGTCTTGCCTGCTGAAGTAGATGTTTTGATCCCAAACATGGCACTTCACCATGACCCTGAGTTATGGGGAGACGATGCCCATGTTTTCAAACCGGAGAGGTTCGAGGAAGGGATCGCGAAAGCTACCAAGTACAATGCGGCTGCATTTATTCCTTTCGGAATGGGACCTCGAGCTTGTGTCGGGATGACCTTTGCAATCAATGAAACAAAGACTGCTCTTTCCATGATTCTACAAAGATACACCATTTCTCTCTCCCCTGCGTATGTTCACTCACCCGCACCTCGTATCACAGTTCAACCACAACATGGGATTCAAGTTATGCTCAATTCACTGTCTAATGATGCTTAAACTAGGCGCTGTTGATCTGTAACGCCGTAATCAATGAGTAAACTCTGGTGTCGGACTCTAGTAATGTTTGTTCAGTTTGACCTGCCATGCACTTTGCCAATTCCCCATGTTCGCATGTCTGTGAATGTTAGGTTGTAGAATTATTAGAGTTCTTTATTTTCTCTAAAATATATGTAAATGCTTCTATTAGATCCGGAGATCTGATATGAGAACATATCCAAATATATTAGGAGACTTCAAGAAGTTTAGTTTAATCGTATTGATTCAATTTGGTAACATTACAAGAAAGCAGTAGCATacatatcaaaatttattatactaTATCTCTTAAGAAACACCCAATGAAGTTGATGATAAACACGAAAAATCCTAAGCAATTTAGTTATTGAGTAAACTCCTTATAACTACGTTCTGGGATATCCTTGATGATATCCCGTAAAAGATCGAAGTAGAGGGGCAACTGTGCAAGTGCAAAGAAGGAAACAGGCAAACTTGTTACTATGTAAATCGGTAAAGCTGCAACCTTTAGCCTATCTCTAAGTTCGAAGAAATGGCCTGCACAAAATGAGACTAGTATTGCAGTTATTGAAGTGAACAATGCTGTTAGGCCGATAATGAGTCTCCAGGGCAATTTACAAGCAAAATCTCTCTTCCAATCGGGAAGTCAGGATTACTAGGAAAAATACCAATGCAATTTAAGTACCAACTAGGTATATATTAACACTTTTTATGTTTGCTCAAATTTGGCCTTACTTGAAATAAGTACTTAAAATTTTGCTTAAGTCCACTcatattttgtaaataattaactCAAACTCATTTTAATCTTgtctatattatttaaaaaataaaaaatatttatattatttttaatttaatatttaataattttattttttaggcatGAACTCAACCTATTTTTTAAGTGAGCCTAAATTTTTTACTAAAGCTTATTTTTTGAAACTactatttttattcaaatctttttaaattttggcTGAATTTTCACAATGTATGAATAAGTTTACTGACTATTTGTagtttaaaatgtttttatttgaaatattaatacattaaagtttaataataaaatatttttaatattttaatactctCAATATGTTAATGATTATATAaccaaagaataaaaataataataacattttcACAGCAAATCTCgactttttttcttcattttcggAAACGTGCTTCTAGagaatcaaatttttaatagGTGATGTTTTGGCTTATTGTGGGCATACTTACCTCGAATAACGAACCTGTTGACAGCACctattaaaaagacaaaaaaaaatcattaaaaatcccaAAAAACTAAAACttgcaaaattataaaaaacaataatttattttgaaaattataaaaaaattaaatgatgtggatgtgaaacttgaataattaaatgACGTGGATGTGaaacttgaataattaaatggagtttttttataaaattattataaaaaaataaaagataatcaaaatattataatttttttatttatcaaaatattataatttttttatctaccaaaatataaaaaataaaaaacagaaaaaaaacctGACAATAGCCTGATCAGGCCAAtcacattggcggcaccaatggtgctaAAGAGATTGGCGGCATCAATGGTGCCAAAAGACTAAAATGTAACTATCTGCAGTTTCAAGGACTtgacatgcaaatttaccattttgaattttgaaagtgaatcCATGCTGTGTGCATGTGGGGCgcactaaaattaaaatgtggCTAATTGTCTTCTAAGCCatccttttattattttctttttattccccttcaactcacttttttatttaataaacaagccctcaacctatttttgtagttaaataagctcttaatctatgatttttactcataaaagtcctcaaactaatttgcattttatgtattattttgataatttgatgagaatagttttatgattattttaattaaataaactattctcatttaataactctattttaattttaaaaaaaattaagtaaactattttaatttaatttttttaaattaaaatagagttattaaatgagagaattctaattaagtaataactctattttaatttaataaactattctcatttaataactctattttaatttaaaaaaattaaatgagaatagtttattaaattaaaatagagttattaaatgagaatagtttattaaattaaaatagagttattacttaattagaattctaagtatcttaattaccacttaactaatattagatttaattaaaaaattaatagaaatatcaGGTATGCCTTATTGAAAAACTAGAAGTAATAATAAAACTGATCACCCATAAATGTaacccaaatagaaaaaataaattataattataaactattctcatcaaattaccaaaataatacataaaatgcgaattagtttgaggacttttatgagtaaaaatcatagattaagagcttatttaactacaaaaataggttgagggcttgtttattaaataaaaaagtgagttgaaggggaataaaaagaaaataataaataaggagggcttaaaAGATAATTAGccacatttcaattttagtgcgACCCACAGCagcaattcactttcaaaattcaaaatagtaAATTTGCATGTCAGGTCATTGAAACTGCAGatagttacattttagtcctttgacaccattggtgccgccaatgtgattggcctgatcaggctgttgtcaggtttttttttctgttttttgttttttttttgtatattttagtaaataaaaaaatttataatattttggtaaataaaaaaaattataatattttagtcattttttattttttataataattttgtaaaaaacccaattaaatgatatgtgtttatttagaattttaaacttttataaaattttatgaatttttgtctttttagaAGAACCTAGAATTCCAAACAAACACGTTTCTATAAAAAGACAGTAATCAATAATAGAGGGGAGAAGCGGTTGAAGTGATAAAGGAGAGTTTGTAGATGTTCACATTTGTTTCATTTGTTTAAGAGGGTTTCtttctaaacaaaaaaaaaatgttcaaacagaaaaaataaaaaatgtgttttgttctcacgaaattttagattttatgaaatttatgttattttcttggaaaataacataaatttcttaaaatatataaaaaattcagaaaagaaaaaaataaaatcaaaagaaaataccataaaatttttttaaaaattcataaaagtttacaaaaacttaaaattctaaacaaacaatttttttttaaaaattatgatttttttaattattcaagttCCACATActtatcatttaaattttttttataattttcaaaaataaattatcatttttttataattttacaagttttagtttttttggtatttttaatatttttttatttttaataattttttaaattttgagtaattttgtTAAGTGCATGATAAttcgattaaatttaaaaaaacaaggtTGAGATAAAAAGTTATCCAAATAAAGAGTCatctttattaattttaaaaaaaaattaagaatatataaatacaaaataaagaatatacaaaataatacagACTTTAGTTGTATTCGAATGACAAAAAGAGGTATGAAGCAAAATTTAATTGGAAAATGAAAATAAGGGTTCTTGAACTCCGCAAAATTCATTGCTATTTGATTCTCATATTCTTCCTCTAATTTTCTTTCTTCAAAAATTGAATAACAAATAATTATGCTTCGAAGcaatttttttagaatatttcgaaatttttttatttatttttatgtatttatatattcttactttctttttaaaaatttataatttttatataaaaacaacgttaattcaataaaattataaaaattaaaattaaaattattatattaatttaaaaaaatgactagtcatcttTTGTTAGTCACTTTAATGGTTAAGTCACTAAAACAGacaattcaaaatattaatatattaaattttattaataaattatttttaatattttaataatcaatattaatataaacaaCCATTTTTCATGCGACGAGTGTATAATCATACTGGAGCACATGACATTACAACTCGGTCTATCGGTGGATGGGTCAGTCGTCACGGGAGCAACGATCATTTCTGGTAAAGAGGATCTCTACACGACATTATTGGGGAAGGTCCTGAACAAGTTTGATGGTGGCCGGATATCGATGAATTTGATGACGAAAAATGTAAATAAGCTTCCTGCGGATGCGACCGAGGTCATCAAAGTACAATACGCCCAAACATTCATCCTTCAGTCAATCGAGGGCATTCTAATGctcaataaatctcaaaatttggtaCAAATAAAGTGGCTACTACACCCAATAGACTTCAAAGAATATGGACAACTGAGTTGAGGATCAACCGTGTTGGCCACATTATATCGGGAGTTGTGTTGGGCCATGAAATCGAATAAGATGTCAATCGGTGGTTGCCTACTCCTGTTCCAGTCGTGGCCCTAGTGGCGGCTACCATTTCTACGTCCTCAAGTGAACAACCCATACATGTTTCCATTGAtgacaaggtaaaaatcatttattaataaatacgTAGTTTTTATAGTAAATGTTTTTATTCATTATATGTTTGAACTAACATATCGCTTTTACAAGTGGAACCATTAGCCGAGTTACGTAGGACTATTCGAGGACCTGGAAGATATTAGGCTGTTGTTAGATCAACGCTCGGAAGCCAATGTTAGTTACTTATTCTTTCAAACCTATATTAATTACGcaatgatttgtaaaataaagtTTCGTACTAATGAAATTTACAACTATGTGTTTtagtttgaatggatgtcatacGTCGACACTGATATTATATCTTGCATCTCGCCAAAAGTGTTGGTCAATCAAGGGATGTGGGACGCGAAAGTGCCATTGATAATGTACGCGACAGTGGATATACAAAAATCGGATAGAGTGATACGGCAGTTAGGGTATCGGTAATAAATTCCACCGGCACAGTGAGACTTGAAGGAGTTGCACAAGGTGGACACGCGAGGGTAAAATGACCAGGATTGGCGAGAGATGCACAAGGACTACATTGAGGCTTAGGATCAAAAAATGGAATTCTTACCCATCCGCGAACCATTTTTCTAAGCAGATACAACGGCCTGTTTGGAGTACTTGTCGTGGTTCAGAGTTGTCGGCAAGTCGTATCTGCTATCGATATAGGCGAAGAGTAGGAAACATCGTCAGAAGAGGCAACGACGACTGCCCCAGCAATAGCGTAGGGCCAGACGTGATTGCACAATGAGTTCGTTATTGGCTCCACCCGAAGAAGTGTCGCCTATGTCTACGCAATATCCCGGTCAGTTCACTTTACTTATTCCTGTTCATTTCACTAACGCTATCTTTTTTCACAAGCATTGCACTACGTAACACCATCGCACATGCTCGGCTCTTCTGTTTCCGTAGGTACATATTTTGGGGCACCAATATCCCCCGTATTCTACACCCCGATGCCAATGTCGATGTCGACCCCGATGTCGGGCTAGATGTCGATGCATGCACTATCATCGATGATGACACCGAGACAAACATCGATGTCAATATCGATTCCCGGGTCAATATCGACGTATCTGGGTTTTATGGCACCTTATGGTTGCACACTGATAGCGACACAAACACCGTTCGCATCATTGTTTTATCAAGGTGGGTCATTGGTGTAATCGTCTGTCGATGGAGTGGAGGATACACGAAGGGAGACTAGGACGACATCACACTCGAGCATATAGGAAGGTGATGTAGACAAAGGCGAAGACAAAGATGAATATGAAGACAAACACGAAGACCAAAACCAAGACCAAGATGAACATGATGACGATGATGGAGACGAAGATGAGCAAGAGGGTAGAGGTGAAGGCGATGATGATAAGGACGACGACAATGAGGAAGTTTATAGGCCCGCATCTCCGATTGTGTGCAGAAATCCTCCTCGCGAGCATTGTCCACTACCCTGCAGCACACATTCTCTCCCATGACACAATTGATGTATTCTTTTTTTTACTATTACGATGTAAATATATATGACATAAATAAAGAAACCATAAATTTTCATTCCAATACTATATTGTATTAATTACATTTTAAAGTGAGTTATGCGtatgttaata
Coding sequences within it:
- the LOC107914822 gene encoding cytochrome P450 CYP749A22; the protein is MMDVRVKLLILLATSLLIYSLIVLLKVLYDYWWVPLRIQHFLNSQGLKGPPYKFIHGCNKQINKMRSEALSKPMGLTHDILPRVFPHYYSWINLYGKNYLSWDGVQAQVVTTDPELIKEVLKNSEQTFRKREPPIYVGRLLGDGLVTTEGEKWAKKRKLANYAFHGESLKNMTPAVIASVETMLDKWKDKEGKEIEAFQEFRILTSEVISRTAFGSSYFEGEKIFYMLQKLADIVSRNSNKSRIPILSKFWKTDDDIESEKLAREIQDLVIEIVKKRENKVSSGGAESFGSDFLGLLVKAFNNSDEKNKISMEDLVDECKTFYFAGQETVNASLAWAVLVLAIHRDWQDKARREVMEIFGKQNPHSEGLAELKIMSMIINETLRLYTPLNGMVRRARRQVQVGKLVLPAEVDVLIPNMALHHDPELWGDDAHVFKPERFEEGIAKATKYNAAAFIPFGMGPRACVGMTFAINETKTALSMILQRYTISLSPAYVHSPAPRITVQPQHGIQVMLNSLSNDA